In a single window of the Vitis vinifera cultivar Pinot Noir 40024 chromosome 6, ASM3070453v1 genome:
- the LOC100246553 gene encoding probable magnesium transporter NIPA3 isoform X2, which yields MVVGHDHKISLVVCMISDVVIVGEVANFVAYAFAPAVLVTPLGALSIIVSAVLAHFILKERLHKLGILGCVMCISGSVIIVIHAPQERSISSVQEIWNMATQTAFLLYVGSVVVVVFILIFHFAPQCGSTNVLVFTGICSLMGSLSVMSVKALGTSLKLTFEGKNQLIFPETWFFMVVVAICVITQMNYLNKALDTFNTAVVSPIYYVMFTSLTILASVIMFKDWDGQSGGSIISEICGFIVVLSGTILLNVTKDYEDSSFRGIYHPPLSSSLSARLCSGNGELLKHDEENLVSSDEICLRRQELY from the exons ATGGTGGTTGGGCATGATCACAA AATATCTCTTGTTGTATGTATGATTTCTGATGTAGTGATTGTGGGAGAGGTTGCTAATTTTGTGGCATATGCATTCGCCCCAGCTGTTCTTGTTACCCCTCTTGGGGCATTAAGTATCATTGTCAG TGCGGTGTTGGCACACTTTATCTTGAAGGAGAGGTTGCACAAACTAGGGATTTTGGGCTGTGTTATGTGCATTTCTGGTTCTGTCATAATTGTTATCCATGCACCACAGGAGCGTTCTATCTCATCTGTTCAAGAAATATGGAATATGGCAACACAAACAG CTTTTCTGCTTTATGTGGGTTCTGTGGTCGTGGTGGTTTTCATTCTCATCTTCCATTTTGCACCACAATGTGGAAGCACGAATGTCCTAGTTTTCACCGGCATTTGTTCATTGATGGGGTCTCTCTCG GTGATGAGTGTGAAAGCCCTGGGAACTTCACTGAAGTTGACCTTTGAGGGAAAGAACCAGTTAATCTTTCCGGAGACTTGGTTTTTCATGGTGGTGGTGGCTATTTGTGTCATCACACAGATGAATTATCTCAACAAG GCTCTTGATACTTTCAACACTGCAGTTGTGTCCCCCATATATTATGTCATGTTCACATCACTTACAATCCTTGCTAGTGTGATAATGTTCAAG GATTGGGATGGTCAAAGTGGAGGAAGCATCATATCAGAAATATGCGGCTTTATTGTTGTGCTCTCTGGAACCATCTTATTGAATGTGACCAAAGACTATGAGGATTCATCCTTTAGAG GTATCTATCATCCACCTCTATCTTCTTCATTGTCAGCACGACTCTGCAGTGGAAACGGGGAATTGCTAAAGCATGATGAGGAAAATTTAGTATCTTCTGATGAAATTTGCTTAAGAAGACAAGAACTTTACTAG
- the LOC100246553 gene encoding probable magnesium transporter NIPA6 isoform X1: MGGFSTNNFKGFVLALLSSGFIGASFIIKKKGLRRAAAVSGVRAGVGGYAYLLEPLWWLGMITMIVGEVANFVAYAFAPAVLVTPLGALSIIVSAVLAHFILKERLHKLGILGCVMCISGSVIIVIHAPQERSISSVQEIWNMATQTAFLLYVGSVVVVVFILIFHFAPQCGSTNVLVFTGICSLMGSLSVMSVKALGTSLKLTFEGKNQLIFPETWFFMVVVAICVITQMNYLNKALDTFNTAVVSPIYYVMFTSLTILASVIMFKDWDGQSGGSIISEICGFIVVLSGTILLNVTKDYEDSSFRGIYHPPLSSSLSARLCSGNGELLKHDEENLVSSDEICLRRQELY; this comes from the exons ATGGGGGGTTTCTCAACAAACAATTTCAAGGGCTTTGTTTTGGCACTGTTATCAAGTGGGTTCATAGGCGCAAGCTTCATCATCAAGAAGAAAGGCCTTAGAAGAGCAGCTGCTGTTTCTGGGGTTAGAGCTG GAGTTGGTGGGTATGCTTATCTATTGGAGCCTTTATGGTGGTTGGGCATGATCACAA TGATTGTGGGAGAGGTTGCTAATTTTGTGGCATATGCATTCGCCCCAGCTGTTCTTGTTACCCCTCTTGGGGCATTAAGTATCATTGTCAG TGCGGTGTTGGCACACTTTATCTTGAAGGAGAGGTTGCACAAACTAGGGATTTTGGGCTGTGTTATGTGCATTTCTGGTTCTGTCATAATTGTTATCCATGCACCACAGGAGCGTTCTATCTCATCTGTTCAAGAAATATGGAATATGGCAACACAAACAG CTTTTCTGCTTTATGTGGGTTCTGTGGTCGTGGTGGTTTTCATTCTCATCTTCCATTTTGCACCACAATGTGGAAGCACGAATGTCCTAGTTTTCACCGGCATTTGTTCATTGATGGGGTCTCTCTCG GTGATGAGTGTGAAAGCCCTGGGAACTTCACTGAAGTTGACCTTTGAGGGAAAGAACCAGTTAATCTTTCCGGAGACTTGGTTTTTCATGGTGGTGGTGGCTATTTGTGTCATCACACAGATGAATTATCTCAACAAG GCTCTTGATACTTTCAACACTGCAGTTGTGTCCCCCATATATTATGTCATGTTCACATCACTTACAATCCTTGCTAGTGTGATAATGTTCAAG GATTGGGATGGTCAAAGTGGAGGAAGCATCATATCAGAAATATGCGGCTTTATTGTTGTGCTCTCTGGAACCATCTTATTGAATGTGACCAAAGACTATGAGGATTCATCCTTTAGAG GTATCTATCATCCACCTCTATCTTCTTCATTGTCAGCACGACTCTGCAGTGGAAACGGGGAATTGCTAAAGCATGATGAGGAAAATTTAGTATCTTCTGATGAAATTTGCTTAAGAAGACAAGAACTTTACTAG